The proteins below come from a single Halostagnicola larsenii XH-48 genomic window:
- a CDS encoding HalOD1 output domain-containing protein, which translates to MTFFQYDWNDHDSLAVEIVTTVAELSGTSTESLESIHNVVDSDSLESIFEPRSERSRRETNHIWFAYEGFGITIYGNGFVIIRRLE; encoded by the coding sequence CAGTACGACTGGAACGACCACGACTCGCTCGCCGTAGAAATCGTCACGACCGTCGCAGAGCTGTCCGGCACGTCGACAGAATCGCTCGAGTCGATACACAACGTCGTTGACTCGGATAGTCTCGAGTCGATATTCGAGCCCCGTTCGGAACGATCCCGGCGCGAAACCAACCACATCTGGTTTGCCTACGAGGGATTCGGGATCACTATCTACGGAAACGGCTTCGTCATCATCCGCAGACTGGAGTGA